A genomic region of Aeropyrum pernix K1 contains the following coding sequences:
- a CDS encoding ATP-binding protein, with product MSRGRVPWVLRSVVQHRLSLFLYGAPGSGKSLIAHYMGSRAVEAGLRVCHFYTPPNKPRNVVEGVMYREVLDMSGLASSLLSASLGRCSFLVVDTINELYRLEPTIESVSMLAMAASAVRSTGGVALGVASLRDGEESTPGYSVLEPYFHFIGRIYRLGVGFALELLKPSRKIFYLRYSGSGGVVWL from the coding sequence GTGAGTAGGGGCAGGGTTCCCTGGGTTTTGAGGAGTGTTGTCCAGCACAGGCTCTCCCTCTTCCTCTACGGCGCTCCCGGTAGTGGTAAGAGCCTTATAGCCCACTACATGGGCTCGAGGGCTGTGGAGGCGGGTCTGCGGGTTTGCCACTTCTACACCCCCCCTAACAAGCCGAGGAATGTTGTGGAGGGGGTTATGTATCGGGAGGTCCTTGACATGTCCGGGCTGGCTTCAAGCCTCCTCTCTGCGTCCCTCGGGAGGTGCAGCTTCCTGGTTGTGGATACTATAAACGAGCTGTATAGGCTCGAACCCACGATAGAGTCGGTGTCGATGCTGGCTATGGCCGCGTCCGCCGTGCGTTCGACAGGAGGTGTTGCGCTGGGTGTGGCGTCCCTGAGGGATGGCGAGGAGTCTACACCCGGCTACAGCGTCCTCGAACCCTACTTCCACTTTATAGGGAGGATTTATAGGCTGGGGGTAGGGTTCGCCCTGGAGCTCCTGAAGCCTTCCAGAAAAATATTCTACCTGAGATACTCGGGTAGCGGGGGTGTTGTGTGGCTCTAG
- a CDS encoding CDP-2,3-bis-(O-geranylgeranyl)-sn-glycerol synthase has protein sequence MALELAVDWRIDNILEAIILMLPAMIANATPVVAGGRRPVDMGVVLPDGRRLLGDGKTIEGLLAGFAAGSAAGVLAALASGNMLLAVHSPAIALGALAGDMAGSFVKRRLGIERGRPAPLLDQLDFYLGALAVSIALGYTWTPRVAVEAAAAVLLLHLAANITAYLLGLKKVPW, from the coding sequence GTGGCTCTAGAGCTGGCGGTGGACTGGAGGATCGACAACATACTGGAGGCCATCATACTTATGCTCCCCGCCATGATAGCCAACGCCACGCCCGTCGTGGCTGGAGGGAGGAGGCCGGTAGACATGGGTGTCGTGCTGCCAGACGGCAGGAGGCTCCTGGGCGACGGGAAGACTATTGAAGGCCTACTGGCAGGCTTCGCCGCGGGATCCGCGGCCGGGGTCTTGGCGGCGCTAGCCTCAGGTAACATGCTGCTGGCAGTGCACTCACCCGCCATAGCCTTAGGCGCCCTAGCCGGCGACATGGCCGGCTCCTTCGTCAAGAGAAGGCTCGGAATAGAGAGGGGAAGGCCGGCCCCCCTGCTCGACCAGCTTGACTTCTACCTGGGCGCCCTGGCTGTGTCCATAGCCCTGGGCTACACATGGACCCCCAGAGTCGCTGTAGAGGCGGCGGCCGCCGTTCTCCTGCTACACCTAGCGGCGAACATTACAGCATACCTACTGGGGCTCAAGAAGGTCCCCTGGTGA
- a CDS encoding RNA-protein complex protein Nop10: MQWLLRKCRRCGRYTLRRDACPVCGGPVAVPHPPRFSPDNRFIKYRYELQKKLGLIPP; this comes from the coding sequence TTGCAGTGGCTTCTGAGGAAGTGCAGGAGGTGCGGCAGGTACACACTACGCAGGGACGCCTGCCCCGTCTGCGGTGGGCCAGTGGCGGTTCCACACCCGCCCAGGTTCTCGCCGGACAACAGGTTTATAAAGTACAGGTACGAGCTCCAGAAGAAGCTAGGCCTCATACCCCCCTAG
- a CDS encoding translation initiation factor IF-2 subunit alpha has product MSEEGGVEVKLLKPRKPLPDVGEIVVGTVQEVHDYGAYLILDEYGGVRAFLPWSEIASRAVRNIHAVLKPRQKVVVKVIRVYKKRGQVDVSLKRVMDSEKKRKMMFYKRYLKAATLVELIAEKLGKSVDEAYREVLWKLEDAYGDPMKGLEAAVLQGREALEKAGVPEEWIEPLLETAKTHVRVKTVKITFYLTLRSMAGDGVERVRKVLEAAKSQIESFKDSKVVARIYTVGAPKYRVELQGYNYKTLEKALEKMVEAARKTASKLGVEFSFERED; this is encoded by the coding sequence TTGAGCGAGGAGGGCGGTGTAGAGGTTAAGCTTCTCAAACCAAGGAAGCCTCTTCCCGATGTCGGGGAGATTGTCGTAGGCACTGTGCAGGAGGTCCACGACTACGGAGCCTACCTTATACTCGACGAGTATGGGGGTGTAAGGGCTTTCCTCCCCTGGAGCGAGATAGCCAGCAGGGCGGTGAGGAATATACACGCTGTCCTCAAGCCCCGCCAGAAGGTTGTTGTGAAGGTCATTAGGGTCTACAAGAAGAGGGGCCAGGTGGATGTCAGCCTGAAGAGGGTTATGGATAGTGAGAAGAAGAGGAAGATGATGTTCTACAAGAGGTACCTCAAGGCGGCCACCCTCGTCGAGCTTATAGCTGAGAAGCTTGGGAAGAGCGTGGACGAGGCCTACAGGGAGGTCCTCTGGAAGCTAGAGGACGCCTACGGCGACCCGATGAAGGGGCTGGAGGCGGCTGTCCTGCAGGGTAGAGAGGCTCTGGAGAAGGCTGGAGTGCCCGAAGAGTGGATAGAGCCCCTTCTCGAGACTGCGAAGACTCACGTGAGGGTTAAAACTGTCAAGATAACATTCTACCTCACTCTCAGGAGCATGGCTGGCGACGGCGTCGAGAGGGTGAGGAAAGTCCTCGAGGCAGCCAAGTCGCAGATAGAGAGCTTCAAAGACTCGAAAGTAGTAGCCAGGATATACACCGTCGGCGCCCCCAAGTACAGAGTGGAGCTGCAGGGCTACAACTACAAGACGCTGGAGAAGGCCCTGGAGAAGATGGTTGAAGCAGCCAGGAAGACCGCTTCCAAACTGGGCGTAGAATTCTCCTTCGAGAGAGAAGACTAG
- a CDS encoding 30S ribosomal protein S27e: protein MAFAPPLPIRRRKVLIPRPRSRFLLVTCPKCGNRQVVFSHSTFRARCLNCGEVLVEPTGGKARILGKIERIYG from the coding sequence ATGGCGTTCGCACCGCCCCTACCCATAAGGAGGCGGAAGGTGCTCATACCGAGGCCCCGCAGCAGGTTCCTCCTAGTCACCTGCCCGAAGTGCGGTAACAGGCAGGTGGTCTTCAGCCACTCCACCTTCAGAGCCCGGTGCCTCAACTGCGGCGAGGTCCTCGTCGAACCCACGGGCGGCAAGGCTAGGATACTCGGCAAGATAGAGAGGATTTACGGCTAG
- a CDS encoding 50S ribosomal protein L44e: MKFPKRIRTYCPRCNTHTEHRVAQYRAGKRRAMALGERRYRRKQEGYGSQRRPEQKRFAKVTKKQVLVITCTVCGRKRPFLGIRLKRLELVDVVR; the protein is encoded by the coding sequence TTGAAGTTCCCGAAGAGGATCAGAACCTACTGCCCCAGGTGCAACACCCACACAGAGCACAGGGTAGCCCAGTACAGGGCTGGTAAGAGGAGGGCTATGGCCCTCGGCGAGAGGAGGTATAGGAGGAAGCAGGAGGGCTACGGTAGCCAGAGGAGGCCGGAGCAGAAGAGGTTCGCAAAAGTCACCAAGAAGCAGGTGCTAGTCATAACCTGCACGGTCTGCGGCAGGAAGAGGCCGTTCCTGGGGATAAGGCTGAAGAGGCTCGAACTAGTTGATGTAGTGAGGTAA
- the priS gene encoding DNA primase small subunit PriS, producing MYRRRSSRREAVVEARGGLDPRRLFKAYYSLSPPVEEPRDIAYREFAFQLFDGDVYVRHIGFDSMEELLSYMAREAPKNAYYSVARYSLPTARSMEEKGWLGSELMFDIDVDSLEGCGEVLGDSCLSRGYKQAVRLVEALYRDFGVPSTLYFTGNRGFHVLADCGWCRRLGREERREIARYFTLEGLRLELIIPRPGRRGVRPAPPSPDDPGLRGWIARAALERGVDLSAVHEAIEDLLDDVRVAIDVKVTQDISRLARIVGSLNGKAGLLVARLGLEGFHPGDWLSPFRGEVEFRASARLEESRILGRTVSLEPGRVYSMPAHIAVLLQLKGYGAVAGGEVVVRAAAGWRPL from the coding sequence ATGTATCGCCGAAGATCGAGTAGGAGGGAGGCTGTGGTAGAGGCTCGGGGGGGCCTGGACCCCAGGAGGCTGTTTAAGGCCTACTACTCCCTCAGCCCCCCCGTGGAGGAGCCTAGGGATATAGCCTACAGGGAGTTCGCCTTCCAGCTCTTCGACGGGGATGTTTACGTAAGGCACATCGGCTTCGATAGCATGGAGGAGCTTCTCTCCTACATGGCTAGAGAAGCCCCTAAGAACGCCTACTACTCTGTAGCGAGGTACAGCCTACCCACGGCCAGGAGTATGGAGGAGAAGGGGTGGCTGGGCAGCGAGCTAATGTTCGACATCGACGTCGACAGCCTAGAGGGCTGCGGCGAGGTCCTCGGGGACAGCTGCCTCTCCCGCGGCTACAAGCAGGCTGTCAGGCTTGTCGAGGCCCTCTACCGCGACTTCGGGGTCCCCTCGACCCTCTACTTCACAGGCAACAGGGGGTTCCACGTCCTCGCCGACTGCGGTTGGTGCCGGAGGCTGGGTAGAGAGGAGAGGAGGGAGATAGCCAGGTATTTCACCCTGGAGGGCTTGAGGCTCGAACTCATAATACCACGGCCGGGGAGGAGGGGCGTGAGGCCCGCGCCACCCTCGCCCGACGATCCCGGGCTTAGGGGGTGGATAGCTAGGGCCGCGTTGGAGAGGGGCGTTGACCTCTCTGCAGTGCACGAGGCTATCGAGGACCTCCTGGACGACGTGAGGGTGGCTATAGATGTGAAGGTGACCCAGGATATATCTAGGCTCGCAAGGATCGTGGGCAGCCTCAACGGCAAAGCCGGCCTCCTCGTGGCTAGGCTGGGGCTGGAGGGATTCCACCCCGGCGACTGGCTCTCCCCCTTCAGGGGTGAGGTCGAGTTCAGGGCCTCGGCGAGGCTCGAGGAGTCGCGGATACTGGGCCGCACGGTGTCCCTGGAGCCCGGCAGGGTTTACAGCATGCCGGCCCATATAGCTGTGCTTCTCCAACTGAAGGGATACGGGGCTGTAGCTGGGGGTGAGGTTGTTGTCAGAGCGGCTGCCGGCTGGAGGCCCTTATAA
- a CDS encoding DNA polymerase sliding clamp: MADARFYFSDARTWRYMVASIEKIIEEGVFVATGEGLSLRALDTSHVAMVDLYYPNTAFIEYDIGGESVEFGVSFDLLSKVLRRARKEDELVLEVEGSRLAVKLKSRGERTFRIPQVVMTYEKLPEPKVSFTVRARMLGSTFREAVRDLEPHSETLTLRALEDALLLVGSSEMATVEIELSQSRGSLLDYEAESQDRASYSIEYFSEMLSAAQAADAVVVSFSEDAPVRVDMEYLGGGRLTFYVSPKIE; encoded by the coding sequence TTGGCCGACGCTAGGTTCTACTTTAGCGATGCCAGGACGTGGAGATATATGGTCGCCTCTATCGAGAAGATTATAGAGGAGGGCGTGTTCGTCGCTACCGGGGAGGGGCTGTCTCTGAGGGCCCTCGACACTAGCCACGTAGCCATGGTCGACCTCTACTACCCGAACACCGCGTTCATCGAGTACGATATCGGCGGCGAGTCTGTGGAGTTTGGTGTGTCCTTCGACCTACTCTCCAAGGTGCTGAGGAGGGCTAGGAAGGAGGACGAGCTGGTGCTGGAGGTGGAGGGGAGCAGGCTGGCTGTGAAGCTTAAGAGCAGGGGGGAGAGGACGTTCAGGATACCGCAGGTCGTCATGACCTACGAGAAGCTGCCCGAGCCTAAGGTGTCGTTCACCGTCAGGGCTAGGATGCTCGGCTCCACCTTCAGGGAGGCGGTGAGGGATTTGGAGCCTCACAGCGAGACCCTCACCCTCAGGGCACTCGAGGACGCCCTGCTTCTGGTCGGCAGCAGCGAGATGGCCACGGTTGAGATAGAGCTCTCACAATCCCGAGGCTCGCTCCTAGACTATGAGGCGGAGTCGCAGGATAGGGCTAGCTACAGTATAGAATATTTCAGCGAGATGCTTAGCGCCGCGCAGGCGGCGGACGCTGTTGTAGTGAGCTTCTCTGAGGACGCTCCTGTGAGGGTTGACATGGAGTACCTGGGCGGTGGTAGGCTGACGTTCTATGTATCGCCGAAGATCGAGTAG
- a CDS encoding transcription factor S, with the protein MSGRIKFCPRCGSIMYPKRDGARYLLVCKSCGYSEEASREDHQAYRMRVTVEKGPRDKIVVIDDETPVGAQVLKGSVTCPKCGHDEVYFWMMQTRSADEPMTRFYRCKRCRYTWREYA; encoded by the coding sequence TTGTCAGGGAGGATAAAGTTCTGCCCTAGATGCGGTTCCATAATGTACCCCAAGAGGGATGGGGCCAGGTATCTCCTGGTGTGCAAGAGCTGCGGCTACAGCGAGGAGGCTTCTCGGGAGGACCACCAGGCCTACAGGATGAGGGTGACTGTCGAGAAGGGGCCTAGGGATAAGATTGTTGTTATAGACGACGAGACTCCTGTCGGCGCCCAGGTCCTCAAGGGCAGCGTGACCTGCCCCAAGTGCGGCCACGACGAGGTGTACTTCTGGATGATGCAGACTAGGAGCGCTGACGAGCCTATGACTAGGTTCTACAGGTGTAAGAGGTGCAGGTACACTTGGAGAGAGTACGCGTAG
- a CDS encoding RpoL/Rpb11 RNA polymerase subunit family protein yields MERLRIIRESRGSYVIQVYGEDHTLGTLLVEAIKRVSNPKLAYYEAVHPMEDIIQVYVKYEDDVDIKEVLRKASDYLLEVIGDFRRRYLEALERRGGGG; encoded by the coding sequence TTGGAGCGTCTAAGGATTATCAGGGAGTCGCGGGGCTCGTACGTGATACAGGTTTACGGGGAGGACCACACCCTCGGCACGCTGCTGGTGGAGGCGATAAAGAGGGTTTCCAACCCCAAGCTAGCTTACTACGAGGCCGTCCACCCCATGGAGGATATTATACAGGTTTACGTGAAGTACGAGGACGACGTGGATATAAAGGAGGTCCTCCGCAAGGCTTCAGACTACCTGTTGGAAGTTATAGGCGACTTCAGGAGACGCTACCTAGAGGCGCTGGAGCGTAGAGGAGGCGGGGGTTGA
- a CDS encoding DUF2067 family protein: MPGRRYRRVVAVNLRLLDVDDFERFLERLSRAVKVDYSSWRREGDKLLIEMVGGESSIRESIVRVKALLREYRRRARGGGLFSYSLRRVSREAGVAVPPDVLSTVLSGMGYRVEARSGEGVLDTDAPWSLVVEVAREVGERLREAAAQPLTTSSRKLVVAASILAGSTLDDAVRAAVEEGLLEEDEKGRLLVRGGWRESLKTLLKALQER; encoded by the coding sequence TTGCCGGGCCGCCGGTACAGGAGGGTTGTGGCTGTCAACCTAAGGCTGCTGGATGTAGACGATTTTGAGAGGTTCTTGGAGAGGCTTTCAAGGGCGGTTAAGGTTGACTACTCTTCGTGGAGGAGGGAGGGGGATAAGCTGCTGATAGAGATGGTGGGCGGGGAGTCTAGTATAAGGGAGTCTATAGTCAGGGTTAAGGCGCTGCTGAGGGAGTACCGGCGCCGGGCCAGGGGCGGGGGGCTCTTCTCCTACAGCCTCCGCAGGGTTTCGAGGGAGGCCGGGGTGGCCGTGCCGCCTGATGTCCTGTCTACCGTGCTCTCGGGGATGGGTTACCGGGTGGAGGCTAGGAGCGGCGAGGGGGTGCTGGACACCGACGCGCCGTGGAGCCTTGTGGTGGAGGTTGCCAGGGAGGTGGGTGAGAGGCTGAGGGAGGCGGCTGCCCAGCCCCTAACCACCTCTAGCAGGAAGCTTGTTGTTGCTGCTTCTATTCTCGCGGGCTCGACGCTCGATGACGCGGTTAGAGCGGCTGTTGAGGAGGGGCTGCTTGAAGAGGATGAGAAGGGGAGGCTCCTGGTCAGGGGTGGATGGAGGGAGTCTCTTAAAACCCTTCTTAAGGCTCTCCAGGAGAGGTAG
- a CDS encoding exosome complex RNA-binding protein Csl4 yields the protein MSYSSQGVVEKGKVMPGDVLATIEEFLPGEGVYVDPVKGFIRAAAPGVAYLDMSRRIAYVKPHKKPQTPGPGSEVAALVTGVRGDLVVAEVYGVVRLSPKPAWLYELPSPYSAAIPISQIADEYIKNIEDYYRMGDWILAKIVSRTPPFTLSTVEPRYGVVYAICSRCGAVMEFQSERSMKCPKCGNVEKRKVSIHAKSRHLRIRLVRNLVIYRS from the coding sequence ATGTCGTACTCTTCACAAGGGGTGGTTGAGAAGGGCAAGGTCATGCCGGGCGACGTGCTAGCGACGATAGAAGAGTTCCTCCCCGGCGAGGGGGTTTATGTGGACCCTGTGAAGGGTTTCATAAGGGCCGCCGCCCCGGGCGTCGCATACCTGGACATGTCCAGGAGGATAGCCTACGTCAAGCCTCACAAGAAGCCCCAGACGCCGGGGCCGGGCTCCGAGGTGGCGGCCCTGGTGACGGGGGTTAGGGGCGACCTCGTGGTGGCCGAGGTCTACGGCGTCGTACGCCTCTCACCCAAGCCAGCGTGGCTCTACGAGCTGCCCTCGCCCTACTCCGCAGCAATACCCATATCACAGATCGCCGACGAGTACATCAAGAATATTGAGGACTACTATAGGATGGGCGACTGGATCCTGGCGAAAATAGTGTCGCGCACACCCCCATTCACACTAAGCACAGTCGAGCCGAGGTACGGCGTGGTCTACGCTATATGCAGCAGGTGCGGCGCCGTCATGGAGTTCCAGAGCGAGAGGAGCATGAAGTGCCCCAAGTGTGGAAACGTGGAGAAGAGGAAAGTGTCTATACACGCTAAGAGCAGGCACCTCAGAATAAGGCTCGTCAGAAACCTTGTTATATATAGGAGTTAG
- a CDS encoding METTL5 family protein: MDSGVEASGYPPVGRAKILLERAVNPIPSPRRELEQYTTPADIAVRIAVDALLRGLLEGALAADLAAGTCRLGLALLLYGASRVAAVEADGRLAGLCLGAAEKLGLGGRIFFVASRVSRRRGPLAAGSVDLVATNPPFGVWRRGADWEVLEYALRLKPRAVYAIVKSGNMGFHAAKAAGLGYSTLLISREHFPIPASMPGHRSRVRRVSVDVVLFTRGG; the protein is encoded by the coding sequence GTGGATAGCGGGGTTGAGGCCAGCGGCTATCCCCCCGTTGGGAGGGCTAAGATACTCCTTGAGAGGGCCGTAAACCCCATCCCCTCCCCGCGAAGGGAGCTGGAGCAGTACACAACCCCGGCCGACATTGCCGTCAGGATAGCGGTGGACGCCCTCCTACGCGGCCTCCTCGAGGGTGCGTTGGCCGCGGACCTCGCTGCAGGGACGTGCAGGCTCGGCCTGGCGCTCCTCCTCTACGGTGCCTCCCGGGTCGCGGCGGTGGAGGCGGACGGGAGGCTGGCGGGCCTCTGCCTAGGGGCCGCCGAGAAGCTGGGGCTCGGGGGGAGAATATTCTTCGTGGCCTCCAGAGTGTCCCGCCGCAGGGGCCCCCTGGCCGCGGGCAGTGTAGACCTCGTAGCCACGAACCCCCCCTTCGGGGTGTGGAGGAGGGGTGCGGACTGGGAGGTCCTCGAGTACGCCCTACGCCTGAAGCCTAGGGCGGTCTACGCCATAGTGAAGTCGGGGAACATGGGCTTCCACGCGGCGAAGGCTGCGGGCCTCGGCTACTCCACTTTATTAATCTCCAGAGAGCATTTCCCCATACCGGCCAGCATGCCTGGACACAGGAGCAGGGTTAGAAGGGTGTCTGTGGATGTCGTACTCTTCACAAGGGGTGGTTGA
- the dph2 gene encoding diphthamide biosynthesis enzyme Dph2 encodes MKAGFCSLLGDIPYMVDIDSAVEAARRRGARRIVLQLPEGMLQYGLYIAKCFEEMLGGAAQVYLHADPTFGACDLHYGELDTTVRPDLIVHVGHSPYPAELAHEGLEPRGRVVYVRALSKSQLPLDALREAAGLLASRYGVRRVGIATTAQHTHLAEKAAEVLRGEGLEVAVPPGLRPYFGAAQVLGCDYRLARGVRADGFVYVGGGVFHPLGLYLATLKPVVQVDPYRGVSEDLTREGEKLYRSRLYRVSQSIGARRWGIIVGLKSGQYRPWLVEKLARAIESAGGEYLLVASEVTTLSQLVAIDNPWFEAFTVTSCPRLPTDDFWSYEKPVLTPGEAMMALEGRLEPYRFPW; translated from the coding sequence TTGAAGGCCGGGTTCTGCAGTCTACTGGGCGACATTCCCTACATGGTGGACATAGACTCTGCCGTCGAGGCTGCTAGGCGCCGCGGGGCTAGGAGGATTGTCCTGCAGCTGCCGGAGGGCATGCTCCAGTACGGCTTGTATATAGCGAAGTGTTTTGAGGAGATGCTCGGGGGCGCCGCCCAGGTCTATCTCCACGCGGACCCCACCTTCGGCGCCTGCGACCTGCACTACGGCGAGCTTGATACTACGGTGAGGCCGGACCTCATAGTCCACGTGGGCCACTCCCCCTACCCCGCGGAGCTGGCCCACGAGGGCCTGGAGCCCCGGGGGAGGGTTGTGTATGTGAGGGCCCTCAGCAAATCCCAGCTCCCCCTCGACGCCCTCAGAGAGGCGGCGGGCCTGTTGGCGTCGCGGTACGGCGTTAGGAGGGTTGGCATAGCAACCACAGCCCAGCACACCCATCTCGCCGAGAAGGCTGCCGAGGTCCTCAGGGGTGAGGGGCTCGAGGTGGCCGTACCCCCGGGGCTCAGGCCCTACTTCGGCGCGGCCCAGGTCCTGGGCTGCGACTACAGGCTTGCCAGGGGGGTGAGGGCGGATGGCTTCGTGTATGTGGGGGGAGGAGTCTTCCACCCCCTGGGCCTCTACCTCGCTACTCTCAAGCCCGTTGTTCAGGTCGACCCTTACAGGGGGGTTAGTGAGGACCTCACCCGTGAGGGGGAGAAGCTGTATAGGAGCAGGCTTTACAGGGTTTCCCAGAGCATAGGCGCCCGCCGGTGGGGCATCATAGTGGGGTTGAAGAGCGGCCAGTACAGGCCTTGGCTCGTAGAGAAGCTGGCCCGAGCCATAGAGTCCGCCGGCGGAGAGTACCTGCTAGTGGCTTCCGAGGTCACCACGCTGAGCCAGCTGGTAGCCATTGACAATCCATGGTTCGAAGCCTTCACCGTAACCAGCTGCCCCAGGCTACCCACAGACGACTTCTGGAGCTACGAGAAGCCTGTTCTAACGCCGGGGGAGGCGATGATGGCGCTAGAGGGGAGGCTAGAGCCATACAGGTTCCCCTGGTAA